GGGAAGGCCGAAGTGTTTGGCAACTGCAAGTTCGATCAGGCGCCGGGAGGCTCGGGTGCGACCCCGGTCGATCCGGCGGTGTTGGGGGCCGAGCGCGCGGATCTGCCGGTGGTTGTGGTGGGTTCGACGCGCGGCGAAGACGAGGAGGCGTTCGTCATCGAGGCGCTGAGGACGTTTGCGGGGACACTGCCATCAGTCGACAGCCGGATCAGGATCGTGTGGGCGCCACGGCACTTGGAGCGTGCCGACGCCCTGGCCAGGGCGATGGAAGATGCTTTCGGGAGAGTTGCTCGGCGTTCTGCAGGTGCTTCTGGGAACCCGCTTCTCTTGGACACTTATGGGGAGTTGGCGGGCTTCTATGAAATCGCAGAGATCGCGATCGTGGGAGGCGGCTTCGGGGACTACGGCGGCCAGAACCTGATCCAGGCGCTGGCGCACGGGGTTCCCGTGCTGCATGGGCCGCACATGCAGAACTTCCGCGAGGCAGCAGAAGCCGCTCAGGAAGCTGGAGCCTCGATAGTCTGCGCCACTCCGGAATCGCTCAGCCTGATGCTGAAGGCGCTGCTGCACGATCCCGCCAAGCGCGAGGAGATGGGCCGGGCGGCGAGGGCGTTGGTGGAGTCCTCCTCCGGCGCAAGCAAGAGGTATGCCGAGGCCATCGCTGAGGCGTGCGAGCCCTAAGCGGCCAGCCCCCTCCCCTCATCCCTTCGCCGACTCGCCGGCTCGCCGACTCAGCGGCTCATCCCCTCCAACTCCCCGCTCACCCGCGGGGAGAAGTGGGTCCTTGGGCCTACCTCCTCGGTGTTCGTTGAGCCTGACGCGGCCAGGCGGCGGGCCTGTAGAAACTTCTAGGAACCCGGGGTGGGGCAAAGTCGTTTAACAATGTGACGCATATCCTCCTTCCCCAGCCGGCGCGCTCAGCCCACGAGGCGCCGGCGACCCAAGGACCCTCGCTCACCCACTCGGCGAGGGTTTCTTTTTTTGAGATGGTGGCCCATGAGCAGTGAGTTGTTGAAGGCGGAAGGTGCGAGCAAAGTCGCACTGTATGCCGAGACAGCCGGTCTCCACCTTCCACCCCCTCCTTCCCGACGAGCCGGGACCTGGAAGCATTTACGAACCAAAACGAGGAGGGGGCGAATTCGCCCTTCGCCTTTCGTCTTCAGGCGCTACGGCTAGAGCTTCCGGCAAGTGCGGCCGTCACCCGGTCCAGATCGATCGACTCTTCAAAGCACAGGCGCAATTCGCTGCGCGGCCTGCCCATGGGGTCGGGGTGGACGTCTAGGACCCATGCGGCAATCGGGTACTGAGGCCAAGGCATCTGAACCGCCACGCGCTCGCCTCGGGCGAATCGGTCGTCCGCAAGGGCCTTCGCGCCATGTTCCGAAAGGTCGACCAGGTCGGCCGCGCGCCCTTCGACTTCGATCTTGGCCCCCTCGAGAGCAGTCGATCTCCGCGCGTTCCTGCGCTCCACCCGCTGCCAACTCTCCGGCCGCTCGATCTCCAGGTAATGGGTCTCGATCTGTCGGGCGAGGATGATGCTCCGAAACCGGACGATCCCTCCGCCCTGGGGCGCCTGCACGAGCAGAGCCTCGTCGACGCGCAAGGGGATATAGGCGTCCCTTTGGAGCGGCGAGGCGATGAGCCAGCCCTTGGGTGTTTCGGCGATGATTCGCGAACGATAGGTGCTTTCGCCCGTGGTGATCCGGAGCAGGCTCTGATTGCCTAAGACCAGACGCCGCTTCTTCTGGCCGGTAAGTCGGTGAAAAGCGTAGGCGGCGAGGGCGGAGGCTGCAAAGAGCCCCGCAAGTTCCAAAACCGTGGTTGTTATGCCGCTCATCGAGTTCACCGTTTTCCGGCGAGTCCGATCGAGGCAGCTATGGGGCGGTCTGCTCGGCTTCGAGGGCCTTGCGCGCGTCCTTCAACTGCCGCAACGCTTCTCCCAGCGTGATCGAGGCTTGAGCCATGTCATCCTCGGACGCGGTTTGCAGAAGCGTTGTCAGCTCGCTTGTTGATTGACGCAGCAACTTCAGTGCCAATCCGAACCGATCGTGCGAACGCTGGTTAGCAGCCGGGGCCGTCAGGGCCTCCCAGACTCCGAGCGCTGCCACTGCCCGGCGCTCGATGTCGGCCACCGCGAGTTTGACGGCGGAATCTTTGGGATTGGACTTGGCGAGGGGAAGCTGAATCCGGATTTCAGATCCAAGGCCCTCGATGAAAATGGGGAAGATGCCGGAAGCCAGCCGATAACGGGCGAGCATCGCCGTCTCCGAGGGGGTGGGGTCGGCCTGGGCCGCGGCCTCCCAATCGGCCTTTCCCCCTGAGCCGTTGCCCTCGAACATCTTGGCCAGCCCGCGCTGCCAAAAGGCCTCCGAATTGGGGCTCTTGTCGAGCGCCTTGCTGAAGTGTTCGATCGCGAACGAGAAGCGGAGCTGCTTGAGCTGGAGTTCTCCCAGAAGAAGCCGCGTTTCAAAGGCGTCCGGGTCGTGGGCGACGGCCTCATTGAGTTCCGTTAGCGCTTCGTCCGGCTTTCCTGCACCCAGCCAGGCTCTGGCAGCAAGGACGTGGAGTTCGGGTCTTTCGGGAAAGAGCAGGGCCGCCCGCCGCGCTTCATGGGCGGCTTCGAGGTGGCGCCCAAGTTGCGCGCATACCTGGATCAGCGCCTGCCTGCGTTCGACGTTCAAAGGCTCCGCGTCGACCGCGTCGCGCAGCATGTCGATCGCTTGCGGCCCTTTGCCGCCGGCGAGCAGCTTCATGGCGTCCTGAATCACCTGGTTGTTGGGCGCCGGCTTGACGTTGGGTTTGTCTCCGTCTGGCGGCTTCACACCCGGCTCGGCATCGGGCTGGCGCACCGTCAGTTTGGGTGGGAGGTCTTTGAAGGCAGAGCCGTTCAGGAGCTGGCTCCAGGTCCGCGCGAGGGATTCCGCCACCATCTCCCCGTTGAACTGGCCACCCACCGCGCCGGTCATCTGCCGGTCGTCCCGCCAAATCTCCCGTCTCCCGTTCAGAAGCCTGGCGGACGCGAGGACCACTTCGCCTTCACGCCACGCCGTCACGAGCAATACGTAATCGCAGCGAAGCTTGTTGCGCGCGTCTTGGAGCAGATTCAAGGACGGATTTTGGGCAACCTCTTTGATCTTGCCCTCCTCGATCGCCGCGCGGATCATGGGGTCGCTGAGGGCCCAAACCACCGCAAAGACTCGCCCTTCCTGGTGGATCTCGTTCGCCAGCATATTCACGCTCGGCAGGTCGAGCAACCCGGGTTCCCAGTCTCGGCCGGGCGCGCGGTTGAAGACGCGCTTGAAGATGTCCGCCCGGGCCGCCTTCTCGATGGGAATCTGGGCGATGAGCACACCCGGAACGGCCTGGCAGAGTGCGCAAGCCAGGGCGAGAGCCAGGGCGACGCCTAACGGTTTCACGTTAGTCCGACCCCTTCAGTACTTGAAGCGCGGCTTTGCAGGCGTCGAGCGCCGACTGCGTTCCGGCGCTGCCCTTCCCAGATTTGAT
This genomic interval from Armatimonadota bacterium contains the following:
- a CDS encoding flagellar brake domain-containing protein yields the protein MSGITTTVLELAGLFAASALAAYAFHRLTGQKKRRLVLGNQSLLRITTGESTYRSRIIAETPKGWLIASPLQRDAYIPLRVDEALLVQAPQGGGIVRFRSIILARQIETHYLEIERPESWQRVERRNARRSTALEGAKIEVEGRAADLVDLSEHGAKALADDRFARGERVAVQMPWPQYPIAAWVLDVHPDPMGRPRSELRLCFEESIDLDRVTAALAGSSSRSA
- a CDS encoding tetratricopeptide repeat protein, with product MKPLGVALALALACALCQAVPGVLIAQIPIEKAARADIFKRVFNRAPGRDWEPGLLDLPSVNMLANEIHQEGRVFAVVWALSDPMIRAAIEEGKIKEVAQNPSLNLLQDARNKLRCDYVLLVTAWREGEVVLASARLLNGRREIWRDDRQMTGAVGGQFNGEMVAESLARTWSQLLNGSAFKDLPPKLTVRQPDAEPGVKPPDGDKPNVKPAPNNQVIQDAMKLLAGGKGPQAIDMLRDAVDAEPLNVERRQALIQVCAQLGRHLEAAHEARRAALLFPERPELHVLAARAWLGAGKPDEALTELNEAVAHDPDAFETRLLLGELQLKQLRFSFAIEHFSKALDKSPNSEAFWQRGLAKMFEGNGSGGKADWEAAAQADPTPSETAMLARYRLASGIFPIFIEGLGSEIRIQLPLAKSNPKDSAVKLAVADIERRAVAALGVWEALTAPAANQRSHDRFGLALKLLRQSTSELTTLLQTASEDDMAQASITLGEALRQLKDARKALEAEQTAP